The Hevea brasiliensis isolate MT/VB/25A 57/8 chromosome 1, ASM3005281v1, whole genome shotgun sequence genome has a window encoding:
- the LOC110636606 gene encoding CLAVATA3/ESR (CLE)-related protein 46, translating into MLQTCVSHHDIDFPCSLNMNHLMPRMSRQILFRLLIAWVLLVAALHHFPNHNKVQAIESAHFKLKPAKPSSRLHKANIWPSWVGEKKVHKTPSGPNPVGNQNPPTKQ; encoded by the exons ATGCTTCAAACTTGTGTAAGCCACCATGATATAGATTTTCCCTGTTCACTTAATATGAACCATCTCATGCCCAGAATGAGTAGGCAGATTCTCTTCCGTCTTCTCATAGCATGGGTGCTGCTTGTGGCTGCTCTACACCATTTCCCCAACCATAACAAGGTTCAAGCTATTGAGTCAG CTCATTTCAAACTCAAGCCAGCAAAACCAAGCTCAAGATTGCACAAGGCAAACATTTGGCCATCCTGG gttgGGGAGAAGAAAGTTCACAAAACTCCATCTGGGCCCAATCCAGTAGGCAATCAAAACCCACCAACTAAGCAATGA